A region of Pyxidicoccus parkwaysis DNA encodes the following proteins:
- a CDS encoding RNA methyltransferase has product MVLPVRFVLMRPRNAENLGAAARALKNCGLSDWVWVTPEAEDLGPARRLAVHAEDVLDAARRADTLEAAVADCVWVVGTSSRKVEGKRRLAPRAVGEELVARAPQGPVALVFGDERSGLTNAEVERCHDLSAVPTAPEQPSINLAQAVLLYAYEVRVAMLEASAPPPAPLPVAATDAELAQVESALDTMLGAGGFLVDEQPGRTGLRDLFAPLRRSRLTRKEARLWLAALHTMRKKLTRG; this is encoded by the coding sequence ATGGTGCTGCCCGTTCGTTTCGTCCTCATGCGCCCGCGCAACGCGGAGAACCTCGGTGCCGCCGCGCGGGCGCTGAAGAACTGCGGTCTGTCGGATTGGGTATGGGTGACGCCGGAGGCGGAAGATTTGGGCCCGGCGCGCAGGCTGGCCGTGCACGCGGAGGACGTGCTGGACGCGGCGCGCCGCGCGGACACGCTGGAGGCCGCGGTGGCCGACTGCGTGTGGGTGGTGGGGACGAGCTCGCGGAAGGTGGAGGGAAAGCGCCGGCTGGCGCCGCGTGCCGTCGGTGAGGAACTGGTGGCGCGCGCGCCGCAGGGGCCGGTGGCGCTGGTGTTCGGAGACGAGCGCAGCGGGCTCACCAACGCGGAGGTGGAGCGCTGCCACGACCTGTCCGCCGTGCCCACCGCGCCCGAGCAGCCCTCCATCAACCTCGCGCAGGCGGTGCTGCTCTATGCCTACGAGGTGCGCGTGGCGATGCTGGAGGCCAGCGCACCGCCACCGGCGCCGCTGCCGGTGGCGGCGACGGACGCGGAATTGGCGCAGGTGGAGTCCGCGCTCGACACGATGCTCGGCGCGGGAGGGTTCCTCGTGGACGAGCAGCCGGGGCGCACCGGGCTGCGGGACTTGTTCGCGCCGCTGCGCCGCTCACGGCTGACGCGGAAGGAGGCGCGGCTCTGGCTCGCCGCGCTCCACACGATGCGCAAGAAGCTGACGCGGGGTTAG
- a CDS encoding DUF1028 domain-containing protein has translation MSRLAVCLVLLALPALAAEPAAVPRRPVHTYSIVARDAVTGELGVAVQSHWFSVGSTVPWAEAGVGAIATQSFVDPSYGKLGLELLRAGRAAPDALKGLLAADTASNVRQVAMIDAQGRVAAHTGDNCIAAAGHIVGEGFSVQANMMEKDTVWPAMAKAFRESKGDLAERMLAALDAAQAQGGDIRGKQSAALIVVSAKPSGRPWADRKFDLRVDDSAEPLKELRRLVTLQRAYNFMNEGDLAIEHKDTDGALKAYSSAEKLVPDNAEMVFWHAISLVSVGRVDEALPLLQRTYKADPRWRELLTRLPKAGLLPDDPKLLARLKGEKVAK, from the coding sequence ATGTCGCGTCTTGCCGTCTGCCTCGTCCTGCTCGCGCTCCCCGCCCTGGCCGCCGAGCCGGCCGCGGTTCCTCGCCGACCCGTGCACACGTACTCCATCGTCGCCCGTGACGCGGTGACGGGAGAGCTCGGCGTCGCCGTGCAGTCCCACTGGTTCTCCGTGGGCTCCACCGTTCCCTGGGCCGAGGCGGGCGTGGGTGCCATCGCCACGCAGTCCTTCGTGGACCCGTCGTACGGCAAGCTGGGCCTGGAGCTCCTGCGCGCGGGCCGCGCCGCCCCGGATGCGCTCAAGGGACTGCTCGCCGCCGACACCGCGAGCAACGTGCGGCAGGTGGCGATGATTGATGCGCAGGGCCGCGTGGCCGCGCACACCGGAGACAACTGCATCGCCGCCGCCGGCCACATCGTCGGCGAGGGCTTCTCCGTGCAGGCCAACATGATGGAGAAGGACACCGTGTGGCCCGCCATGGCGAAGGCCTTCCGCGAGTCGAAGGGAGACCTGGCCGAGCGCATGCTGGCCGCGCTCGACGCCGCGCAGGCACAGGGCGGAGACATCCGGGGCAAGCAGTCCGCGGCCCTCATCGTCGTCTCCGCGAAGCCCTCCGGCCGCCCGTGGGCGGACCGCAAGTTCGACCTGCGCGTGGATGACTCAGCCGAGCCCCTCAAGGAGCTGCGCCGGCTCGTCACGCTCCAGCGCGCCTACAACTTCATGAACGAGGGCGACCTCGCCATCGAGCACAAGGATACGGACGGCGCGCTGAAGGCGTATTCGTCTGCGGAGAAGCTGGTGCCGGACAACGCGGAGATGGTGTTCTGGCATGCCATCTCGCTCGTCAGCGTGGGCCGTGTGGACGAGGCCCTGCCGCTGCTGCAGCGCACGTACAAGGCGGACCCTCGCTGGCGCGAGCTGCTCACCCGGCTGCCGAAGGCGGGACTGCTCCCGGATGACCCGAAGCTCCTCGCCCGGCTGAAGGGCGAGAAGGTCGCGAAGTAG
- a CDS encoding pseudouridine synthase, whose amino-acid sequence MSRKPDKPKPPSQKRWEGKEKPDWLSRALARAGVFPQDEAEAAIAAGRVSINGRVAKMPLTPVPAGSVVKVDGHVVPLGAPATRVLAFHKPAGVLSSTARQHRTGTVFEVLLPQLPPDLAGYSWHAVGRLDVDSTGLLLFTNDDKLVAHATSPDTRLPKRYVATVFSTATDEKVEPLRQGMTLDDGPARPAKVVVRDEHTVEVTITEGRNHQVKRMLGAVGLPVRALHREAVGDIVLDIPEGTFRVLTDEEVREKLHYEGRGAAES is encoded by the coding sequence ATGTCCCGCAAGCCCGACAAGCCGAAGCCGCCGTCACAGAAGCGCTGGGAGGGCAAGGAGAAGCCGGACTGGCTGTCACGTGCGCTCGCCCGGGCCGGCGTGTTTCCCCAGGACGAGGCGGAGGCCGCCATCGCCGCTGGCCGCGTCAGCATCAACGGCCGCGTGGCGAAGATGCCGCTCACGCCCGTGCCCGCGGGCTCGGTGGTGAAGGTGGACGGCCACGTGGTGCCGCTCGGCGCGCCGGCCACGCGCGTGCTCGCCTTCCACAAGCCCGCGGGCGTGCTGTCGTCCACCGCGCGCCAGCACCGTACCGGCACCGTCTTCGAGGTGCTCCTGCCCCAGCTCCCGCCCGACCTGGCCGGCTACTCGTGGCACGCGGTGGGCCGGCTCGACGTGGACTCCACCGGCCTGTTGCTCTTCACCAACGACGACAAGCTCGTGGCCCACGCGACGTCGCCGGACACGCGCCTGCCCAAGCGCTACGTGGCCACGGTGTTCAGCACCGCCACCGACGAGAAGGTGGAGCCGCTGCGTCAGGGCATGACGCTGGACGATGGCCCGGCGCGTCCCGCCAAGGTTGTAGTGCGCGACGAGCACACGGTGGAGGTCACCATCACCGAGGGCCGCAACCACCAGGTGAAGCGCATGCTCGGCGCGGTGGGCCTGCCCGTGCGCGCGCTGCACCGTGAGGCCGTGGGCGACATCGTGCTCGACATCCCCGAGGGCACCTTCCGCGTCCTCACCGACGAGGAGGTCCGCGAGAAGCTGCACTACGAAGGACGCGGCGCGGCGGAGTCTTGA
- a CDS encoding alpha/beta hydrolase family protein, which produces MMWLRPLLFALVSVRALAAEPSSPPVDAKLTELRKVTSYDAKAPLDLKTVRMQQRGDITVTELTYASPKGGPVPAYLVTPPGKGPFPAVLFQHWGQGTKTEFLDEAVSLAHSGVVSLLVDAPHVRPEPWRRDVSGPVVYDTFVQMLMDLRRGVDLLTSRPDVDSQRLAYVGHSLGATVGGALAGAEPRLRAFVLMTGIGNFSNAIRETEGPNEKKLHDAVSQERFDTLVRNMETLDGAVGVRNAAPAALFFQYGRSDAWVTYPEARAYIDAAREPKLFKFYEGGHELSEAARRDRAQWLRAHLGFGEVPGYGLPTIANPTVADAKSTPLPEFAKLRPVITVPGMEEVQPRRGLTYTSAGGREYKLDLYIPDVASRMPVPAPVIVLVHGLLPPAVAAQVRDMRPFSNQARWLAAHGYVVAVPELGSPITGPAQEQWFTDVPALQKRVEATLAFLRREAATYRLDADHMGLLVMSGGGLWGVTPALQKQPPPGLRCVAAWYPMLDAPGQPKGTLPREALAAVDAKKALPLLVVRAGRDSPALNTALDAFVKDAKGKGASLTLVELPEAHHAFDLVDDVESSRDAMRQTALFFEQSLLP; this is translated from the coding sequence ATGATGTGGCTTCGCCCCCTGCTGTTCGCGCTCGTTTCAGTCCGCGCCCTGGCCGCGGAGCCCTCCTCACCTCCCGTGGACGCGAAGCTCACGGAGCTGCGCAAGGTGACGTCGTACGACGCGAAGGCACCGCTGGACTTGAAGACGGTGCGCATGCAGCAGCGCGGCGACATCACCGTGACGGAGCTCACCTACGCCAGCCCCAAGGGCGGCCCGGTGCCCGCGTACCTCGTCACGCCTCCGGGCAAGGGGCCCTTCCCCGCCGTCCTCTTCCAGCACTGGGGCCAGGGCACCAAGACGGAGTTCCTCGACGAGGCCGTCTCCCTCGCCCACTCGGGCGTGGTGTCCCTGCTCGTGGACGCGCCGCACGTGCGCCCCGAGCCGTGGCGCCGCGACGTCTCCGGCCCCGTCGTCTACGACACCTTCGTGCAGATGCTCATGGACCTGCGGCGCGGCGTAGACCTGCTCACCTCGCGCCCGGACGTGGACTCGCAGCGCCTGGCGTACGTGGGCCACAGCCTCGGCGCCACCGTGGGCGGCGCGCTCGCGGGCGCCGAGCCGCGCCTGCGCGCCTTCGTCCTCATGACGGGCATCGGCAACTTCTCCAACGCCATCCGCGAGACGGAAGGCCCCAACGAGAAGAAGCTCCACGACGCCGTCTCCCAGGAGCGCTTCGACACGCTGGTGCGCAACATGGAGACGCTCGACGGCGCGGTGGGCGTGCGCAACGCCGCGCCCGCGGCCCTCTTCTTCCAGTACGGCCGCTCCGACGCCTGGGTGACGTACCCTGAGGCCCGCGCATACATCGACGCGGCCCGCGAGCCCAAGCTCTTCAAGTTCTACGAGGGCGGCCACGAGCTGAGCGAGGCCGCGCGAAGGGACCGCGCCCAGTGGCTCCGCGCGCACCTCGGCTTCGGCGAGGTGCCCGGCTACGGCCTCCCCACCATCGCCAACCCCACCGTGGCGGACGCGAAGAGCACGCCCCTTCCCGAGTTCGCCAAGCTGCGCCCCGTCATCACCGTCCCCGGCATGGAGGAGGTCCAGCCGCGCCGGGGCCTCACGTACACGAGCGCGGGCGGACGCGAGTACAAGCTCGACCTCTACATCCCCGACGTGGCCTCGCGCATGCCGGTGCCCGCCCCGGTGATTGTGCTCGTCCACGGCCTGCTGCCTCCCGCCGTCGCGGCCCAGGTACGGGACATGCGCCCCTTCTCCAACCAGGCGCGCTGGCTCGCGGCGCACGGCTACGTGGTGGCCGTGCCCGAGCTCGGCTCGCCCATCACCGGCCCCGCGCAAGAGCAGTGGTTCACCGACGTGCCCGCCCTCCAGAAGCGCGTGGAGGCCACGCTCGCCTTCCTCCGCCGCGAGGCCGCCACCTATCGCCTGGACGCGGACCACATGGGCCTGCTCGTAATGTCCGGAGGAGGCCTCTGGGGCGTCACGCCCGCGCTCCAGAAGCAGCCGCCTCCGGGCCTGCGGTGCGTGGCCGCGTGGTACCCCATGCTCGACGCGCCGGGCCAGCCCAAGGGGACGCTGCCCCGCGAGGCGCTGGCGGCCGTGGACGCGAAGAAGGCGCTCCCCTTGCTGGTGGTGCGCGCGGGCCGGGACTCGCCGGCCCTGAACACCGCGCTGGACGCCTTCGTGAAGGACGCGAAGGGCAAGGGCGCCTCTCTCACGCTGGTGGAGCTGCCGGAGGCCCACCACGCCTTCGACCTCGTGGACGACGTGGAGTCCTCGCGGGACGCCATGCGACAGACGGCGCTCTTCTTCGAGCAATCCCTCCTGCCGTGA
- the sthA gene encoding Si-specific NAD(P)(+) transhydrogenase, which produces MADFDLVVIGCGPAGEWGAVQAALAGKRVVVVEKEPVLGGTAANTGTLPSKTLRETALHLSGLKARGLYSVETTLRHEATVSDFLYRERRVKSMERERILQNLQRHGVEVVRGTGSLTDTHTVRVLRQDGTERLISGDYILIATGSSPFRPQPYPFGDARVHDSDEILEIGRLPRSLVVVGAGVIGCEYACMFAALGIPVTLVDVKHEVLPFLDDEISALLAQRMKDIGIRLCFGQTVSAVAVPSSADEPIRLTLSSGETVDTDQVLVASGRTANTSGLGLEAHGIKLSKRGHVEVGPDFQTAVPHIYAVGDVIGFPALASTSMDQARIAVEHAFDLTGQRTMAPVLPYGIYTIPEVSMAGETEEALREKGVPYVAGRASFAQNPRGQIIGERHGILKLLFHRESLKLLGVHVIGEQATELVHVGLIALLMGASARLFVETCFNYPTLSEAYKAATFDAMDYLQRVGD; this is translated from the coding sequence ATGGCGGACTTCGACCTGGTGGTCATCGGATGCGGCCCCGCGGGTGAGTGGGGCGCGGTGCAGGCGGCGCTGGCGGGCAAGCGCGTGGTGGTGGTGGAGAAGGAGCCCGTGCTGGGCGGCACCGCGGCCAACACCGGCACCCTCCCCTCCAAGACGCTGCGCGAGACGGCGCTCCACCTCTCCGGCCTCAAGGCCCGCGGCCTCTACAGCGTGGAGACCACGCTGCGCCACGAAGCCACCGTCTCCGACTTCCTCTACCGCGAGCGCCGCGTGAAGAGCATGGAGCGCGAGCGCATCCTCCAGAACCTGCAGCGGCACGGCGTGGAAGTCGTCCGGGGCACCGGCTCGCTCACGGACACGCACACCGTCCGCGTGCTGCGCCAGGACGGGACGGAGCGCCTCATCTCCGGCGACTACATCCTCATCGCCACCGGCTCGTCGCCGTTCCGCCCGCAGCCGTACCCCTTCGGCGACGCGCGCGTCCACGACTCGGATGAAATCCTCGAAATCGGCCGGCTGCCGCGCTCGCTGGTGGTGGTGGGCGCGGGCGTCATCGGCTGCGAGTACGCGTGCATGTTCGCCGCGCTCGGCATCCCCGTGACGCTGGTTGACGTGAAGCACGAGGTGCTGCCCTTCCTCGACGACGAAATCTCCGCGCTGCTCGCCCAGCGCATGAAGGACATCGGCATCCGCCTGTGCTTCGGCCAGACGGTGAGCGCGGTGGCGGTACCCTCCAGCGCGGACGAGCCCATCCGCCTGACGCTCTCCTCTGGAGAGACGGTGGACACGGACCAGGTGCTGGTGGCCTCCGGCCGCACCGCCAACACCTCGGGCCTGGGCCTGGAGGCGCACGGCATCAAGCTGAGCAAGCGCGGCCACGTGGAGGTGGGCCCGGACTTCCAGACGGCCGTCCCGCACATCTACGCGGTGGGCGACGTCATCGGCTTCCCCGCCCTGGCCTCCACCTCCATGGACCAGGCGCGCATCGCCGTGGAGCACGCCTTTGATTTGACGGGCCAGCGCACCATGGCACCGGTGCTGCCCTACGGCATCTACACCATCCCCGAGGTCTCCATGGCCGGCGAGACGGAGGAGGCCCTGCGCGAGAAGGGCGTGCCCTACGTCGCCGGCCGCGCCTCCTTCGCCCAGAATCCACGCGGCCAAATCATTGGCGAGCGGCACGGCATCCTGAAGCTGCTCTTCCACCGCGAGAGCCTCAAGCTGCTGGGCGTGCACGTCATCGGCGAGCAGGCCACGGAGCTCGTCCACGTGGGCCTCATCGCGCTGCTCATGGGCGCCAGCGCGCGCCTCTTCGTGGAGACGTGCTTCAACTACCCCACGCTGTCCGAGGCCTACAAGGCGGCCACCTTCGACGCGATGGACTACCTGCAGCGCGTGGGGGACTGA
- a CDS encoding nuclear transport factor 2 family protein translates to MSASENFSIAKAWLHAFNAHDVDALVALYAEDCRHTSPKIRVLHPETGGQLIGRPALAKWWREAIARLPGLRYEETALTADGDRVFMEYVRHAPGDAPMPVAEVLEVRGGKIVASRVYHG, encoded by the coding sequence GCCAAAGCCTGGTTGCACGCCTTCAACGCCCATGACGTGGACGCCCTGGTGGCGCTCTATGCGGAGGACTGTAGGCACACCTCCCCGAAGATTCGCGTGCTGCACCCGGAGACGGGCGGCCAGCTGATTGGCCGCCCGGCGCTGGCGAAGTGGTGGAGGGAGGCCATCGCCCGGCTGCCCGGCCTGCGCTACGAGGAGACGGCCCTGACGGCGGACGGAGACCGCGTCTTCATGGAGTACGTGCGCCACGCGCCCGGGGACGCGCCCATGCCGGTGGCCGAGGTGCTGGAGGTGCGCGGGGGAAAGATTGTCGCCTCGCGGGTGTACCACGGCTGA